GAATCATCGACACAAACAATGATTAATCCGGATATTCCTGTTTCGCTTCCTGCAATTCTCAGCGCTGTTCCTACCCGTAACAGTGCGGTTGAGGAAAATGATAGAGGGCAAACGGTGGTATTACAGGTGCCGTTAAAAAAGACCAAGTGGTATACCCATCCACCTGTATCATGGGTACTGCCCTTTTCAAAGTATCGAAGGGTTGCACTTGATGAACTTGGTAAAGAGGTATGGGATGCCTGTGATGGTGTACAAACCATGGAACGGATTATCGAAATGTTTGCCGAGCGGCATTTTCTTTCCTTTCACGAGGCCCGGTTGAGCGTTATGGAATTTGTCCGCCAATTGATGCGGCGGGGGATGCTCGTGCTTGTCAGGTATGCAGTGCAGGGGGGATAGTTTTTTTCGGTGAAGAGTAATGAGGAGTTGTCTGTTTGAAACCGATTGTCGTTAAAAACCAGGTCCGCCTGGGTCCGGTACGATGTTTTCGGCACAGTATCGGCGGTATGTATTTCCGGCTGCGCCGGTCGGCGATCAGTATTCTGATTCTGGCCCTGGCTGTGGCTTTTCTCTCCTATATACTCAATTACGGTCTCATTTCCCGGGACACCGATTATTATGCCTACAGTAAATTAAAGGACAGTCGCATGCTCAGTGAATGGATTTCCCGGCTGTCATCGCCCGATTCCGACGAAGAAATCCTGTCTCATGTTGTGGCACAGAATGCCGATCGAATGGCCGAGTATAAGACATGGGGCATGTTTTCCAGTGATGAAATGGCTTTGTTTAAAAAACAGGCCGGAACAATCCACCGGTTCGTTGAATATTTTAATTCCATTCCCCGTACCGCGCGTGCGATCCTTATTGCCGATCAGTCTCCCCATAATTTAGGTGAGAAGCTGAAAAATCCGGATGATTTAGAAACCTTTCTGGGCAAAGTTTCAGAGATGAAGCTGAAACCACCCCTGAAATCCCGCGAAAACCTTGTGCACTGTATTACCGAAATATATCCATCCTTTTATTCCTTTACCCGGCGAATTCGCAAGGGGCAATCACAAAAAATTGCGGCACTTAAACAACATTTTAACGGCCGGCGGCTGCATGATATTTTTATCACTGCCGACAGCAGCCTGGTGGGACTTCTCCGCTCTCAGGGCTACCGTATCGATAATGCAAAATTCGAGATTCTCAAGGAGCAAGCATTCGACAATATACAATTGCAGCGGCTCGGGGTAATTATCGACAGAAAGGATGTAAAGCCTGTCGTTGCCCGGAAAATGGGAATTGAGCGTCAGAAAGTAAATGTCCAGACTTTCATGCACTGGCTGGGTGAAGGAAACCATGCCGCATGGATGCAGGATTTTTTATCGGAGGAGATGACCGGGTTTTCATTATCCCGCCGTCGGTTGGAGGAGTTGTCCGGCACATACCGCCGGAACGAATCACTGCAGGCGGCACTGGGTAAGACACTGCCGGTTAAGCGTTCGGGGTTGTTCTCTTTCCACAATGAGACATTGTGGCTTATCGTGGTCTCCTTTCTGGTATGCATTGTGGGCATTACCAATACCATGCTCATGTCGGTAACCGAACGTTTCAAAGAGATTGCAACAATGAAATGTCTGGGTGCTATGGATGATTTCGTTATGCTGCAATTTGTATTCGAGGCACTTTTTCAGGGTATTGTTGGAAGTTTTATCGGTGTATTGATTGGTCTTGCCCTTGCCGTTATGCGGAGTATTATCGAATATGGCGGATTGATTTTTGAAGCCTTTCCGGTGGGTGATGTTTTTTACAGTGATCTACTCTCCTTTCTGGCGGGGATAATCATCGCTTCGATTGCAGCAACCTGGCCGTCGGTGGTTGCTTCACGGCTTGCTCCAATGGAAGCCATGCGGGTGGAATGAATTTATGAACAAAGACAGACATCAGGCAAAAGACGCCAAAGCGGTAATCATTCGCACGATTAATCTCGTGAAAAGGTATGGTATGGGTGATGCGATTACCTATGCGCTCAGTGGGGTTGATGCTACTATTTACCGGGGGGAGTTCATTGCAATTCTCGGCCCATCGGGTTCCGGAAAGACGACTTTTTTCAATATGATCGGCGCACTCGATTCCCCGTCAAGCGGCCGGGTGCTTATCGATGAAGTTGATATTGCTCAGCTCAATGCCGGTGAACTCGCTTTTCTGCGATGCCGGAAAATCGGATATATTTTCCAGCAGTTTAATTTGATACAATATATGACTGCGCTCGAGAATGTGACCGTGCCCATGTCGTTTGCCGGAGTGACTCCTGAAGATGCCCGGCGGCGGGGAATGGAACTGCTGGATCTTGTGGGACTGGCAGACCGGTGGCGGCACAGGCCTGTCGAGATGTCGGGGGGGCAACAACAACGCGTTGCGATCGCCCGCGCTCTCTGCAATAACCCCAAAACT
The genomic region above belongs to Chitinivibrionales bacterium and contains:
- a CDS encoding PqqD family peptide modification chaperone, translating into MEGVEKLESSTQTMINPDIPVSLPAILSAVPTRNSAVEENDRGQTVVLQVPLKKTKWYTHPPVSWVLPFSKYRRVALDELGKEVWDACDGVQTMERIIEMFAERHFLSFHEARLSVMEFVRQLMRRGMLVLVRYAVQGG
- a CDS encoding FtsX-like permease family protein produces the protein MKPIVVKNQVRLGPVRCFRHSIGGMYFRLRRSAISILILALAVAFLSYILNYGLISRDTDYYAYSKLKDSRMLSEWISRLSSPDSDEEILSHVVAQNADRMAEYKTWGMFSSDEMALFKKQAGTIHRFVEYFNSIPRTARAILIADQSPHNLGEKLKNPDDLETFLGKVSEMKLKPPLKSRENLVHCITEIYPSFYSFTRRIRKGQSQKIAALKQHFNGRRLHDIFITADSSLVGLLRSQGYRIDNAKFEILKEQAFDNIQLQRLGVIIDRKDVKPVVARKMGIERQKVNVQTFMHWLGEGNHAAWMQDFLSEEMTGFSLSRRRLEELSGTYRRNESLQAALGKTLPVKRSGLFSFHNETLWLIVVSFLVCIVGITNTMLMSVTERFKEIATMKCLGAMDDFVMLQFVFEALFQGIVGSFIGVLIGLALAVMRSIIEYGGLIFEAFPVGDVFYSDLLSFLAGIIIASIAATWPSVVASRLAPMEAMRVE
- a CDS encoding ATP-binding cassette domain-containing protein, coding for MNKDRHQAKDAKAVIIRTINLVKRYGMGDAITYALSGVDATIYRGEFIAILGPSGSGKTTFFNMIGALDSPSSGRVLIDEVDIAQLNAGELAFLRCRKIGYIFQQFNLIQYMTALENVTVPMSFAGVTPEDARRRGMELLDLVGLADRWRHRPVEMSGGQQQRVAIARALCNNPKTLLCDEPTGNLDLKTGAEILEIMRKINKEKEVTVICATHDLRLLDVCDRMMWIRDGKIERVERRENINIRLGKIGGRK